DNA from Eucalyptus grandis isolate ANBG69807.140 chromosome 5, ASM1654582v1, whole genome shotgun sequence:
AACTGGTCCGTGAGAGTGGTGTcgggacggttggtgctaggagttctaggatagaatgattatatcacttaggagctctgaagacggggtaggcctcccgtgcacaaactggtcagAAGCTTATGCCActctcctgacgaggccatggtaggccgaaaccagttgttgtgcCTAAATGGATCTGCTGTCTCATTCAATGGACTAGACGTTTGAGCGAAGCTGGGCGTGGTGGAATCTTACACGAAGAATCATTTACCGTATCGTtcgtgaaacagctaaagaaggaAGGCTAgcctggcgaattccgctcCCCAGGCACCCGCGGGTcgttccgaggccaaggaaactctcggcccATGACACACACCAGTCCAATCTAGGTGGGTGGTTTCATGCCTGGAACCAATTTGTTCTGGGTTTGGCAATTTTCGGTCCAATTTGGTATATTTGCATATCCTTATGTAGAActgattgaataattttttcgGTCTTCTACAAGTCACCGATTTTAGATTCTTCTGAGATCTTATTTTTTTACCAGATGACATGAAAGTTAATTCATTCTTACCATGTGTAAAGATATTTATTTTAGTAACCGGAAAACTACCCGTCAACGTTCACAATCAAAGAAGCTCTCTTCCAAGTATAAAAAacaagagagacagagagaaagagagacaggagagggaacaaaataaaccatcaattgaatttgGAAAACTAAACCCTTTACACTATGGATGCGTACATCAAGAGcaaaatcaagagagagaaaaggagaacgaaaacaaaaaaaaggagtttGACTTCAATGTTGAGtcaaagagagaggggggttcAAGCGGAGCTCCGGAGGAACGACCCGGTGATTTCTCGAATGGGCTTGTCGGTGAACCGCATCAGGTTGTAGACCCATGCCCCGGAAATTGCCCCGATTATTGGTGCCACTATGTAGATCCACAGCTTGGCGTAATGGCGAGACACTATCGCCGGACCCAAGCTCCTTGCTGGGTTCATTGATGCTCCCGTTATTGGTCTAACCACCatcagatgaaagaaaaaaaatcataaaataatcaTCTCAGAATCCCTAATTTCTGCCCAAATCATACTttgtttcttaacaaaagtaaTGGTTGACAGCTAATTATTTGGAAAAGTGATATCGGTTATTCAGACaccttttttttggttaattgaCGGCCAAAGCGTTACTTGAGAAAAGGTTGAGGATGGTCTTTTCGTTAAAGATGTACCTTTGATACTTAAATAATGATTTGGAACAGCAacatattataagataaaagcCATATGTTATGATATTCTTTATTTAAAAGATGTAGTCAATCACATACTATTCATCTTACTTGATTAAGGACGTTgataattttacattttttacatTCTAAgtattcttttattatatttgttAGAATATCATAGCAAAAGCTTCTTATTTTGTGCCCCCcaaaaatagtaattttaatATCGAGACGGTTTAcgcaatataataatttaaataatcatggtcaaataagaagaagaagtcattaCCCTGCAAACAACACGTTGAGCAAGACGGTTGCACCGACAGCAAGACCGGCGAATTCTCCTATCTGCACCAATCGCAAAacattaattaactaatattagcttcgattaatatttaaaatgaatctttttcctcattcaataatGTCCCATTTGCTTAGGATGATGTTAAGGATGTCTATACTTTCCGAGTATCACCTCTTGCTCGTCAAAATCTTCTCCATATCCCTTGAAGAGCAACTATGTCCGACACGTTAACATGATTATTCGCGAACTCCAGAAGCATACACGAATTTAGCATAATAAGTTTTACAGCACAATTAACAAAAGTATTACGTCTTCCTATGACACGAATCTCTGTTCgattataaaattcaaatatgacaCGTGAACACAACTGACTAGCCTTGTAAAAACTTAGAAGTGGGTCGACCCTTTTTGTTAGGATAGCCTGGCATTGCTGGTAGGGGCCGCTGTCTTCTGGCCTTAGGTACTATGTGCAAAAtgcattaattattttccatgtcGACGAGAATTTCACGTAATTTCTAACTAAGCTTATGCGTTTTTATAAGATTTTCATATCCGGCCGCTTCTTGAAGGGATTGTGCATAAAATTTTACTTGTCCACGAATGTCCATTGGAATTTCCCCAATAAACAGCGGgtaattcaaagaaagaagttAGAACTCACTGCTCTATTGTCCGTGCCAACGCCGGAGACGATGAACATGAGGTAAAAAGTGATGATGAAATCAAAGACGAACGCTTGCACATCCGAACCGGCCGGTTGTGTCCCCAAGAAATGATTGAGCTTTCCGGTGAAGAGCAACCGCAGCGTCCCGCACGCCAATGTCGATCCAATAACTTGTGCCGATATATAGGGAAGCACCTACACGCCAAGAACAAAATGCAGCCAAGAGGAAAGTTTAGCTTAgcaaaaacataaaagagaatCCTCCGTTAATTGCTTAAATTAATGCTTTTGCCGATCAAGATTTAGATAGGAAAATAAGATTGCAAACGAATGAACCCACAAGAGATCTATATAAATCTTTGATTGAAAAAGTTGGATCCGTAAAGGTCTAAAATCGGTGGCTGCTTAGCATCATGTGATCAAAGCCAAGTTTTCCGGATAGGCCTATATCCGACAAGTGGAAATTGGATATatttacttttatatatatttttccttttttttaaagttaacaAGAGCGTTTTATATTCTACACATGTGACTCAGattgattaaaataaattaaactgtCCGAATTGTGCAAACATTATTCAAGGAACTATTTAGCGGCTATCCTTTAAGAAAGACCTTCCTTTTACTTTGTACTTGCTAATAGAGGAAATACATACAACAAAATTATATGGAAAACACagcaaagaaaggaaggaggggAGCGAATGTCTTGTTTCGGTATATATGTTGAATTGTAGTTTGAGGTTTTATATTTAGGCAAATGAAAGAGAGGTTGGTATAAAACAAACTAAACTAACCGGCttgatatttataaattaaGCCCTTACAAAATTGTAGCAAAAATCAATGTCTTTCATGATTGTCATAACAGTTGAAATATCGAATAGCTATTGATCTCAAATTGTCTTGCATTATGGTTCACCTATTTTAAAAGGAAGATAGACAAAAATAGTTAGGAGCTTGGACTTCCGAAGAGATATGGTCGCACCTGATTCCATGGAAACCTCCTGCAGGTGGCGAAAGCAATGGTGACGGCCGGGTTGAAATGGGCGCCGGAGATGTGCCCGACCGAGTACACCAACACCATCACTGCCAAACCCCACACCATCGATATCCCTGGAAGCGTCACCACCTTTTCGTTGCCCAAGTTCACCGCCACCGACCCGCAACCGGCGAATATCAAGAAGTACGTCCCAAAGACCTCCGCAATCAACTGCAACAATTTGAGCAATTTGGGATCGAACCTTTCGTACCGAAAGTCCTAAATTCTTTGCATATTATCATAAGTTTGAGGAGTCTACATGCCATGGCAGTGCAGTACACAATATGTGCACCTCAAAAGATTCTTGATGagcatttatattttaagtGAACACGCGaaatagaaagtaaaaaaaaaaaaaaaaaaaaaggagacgaGAAGGTAGGGTTTGGGGGGAAAAAAGAGTCTCCATTAGAACGAAAGTAACCTTTTGAACACAGGGAAAAGAGAACATAATGCCTTTGATCTCTTGCTTGGTTCTGGAATTGTCTTTTATTTCCAAGACAACTTCACTGTCTCCATTGCTCCCACTGGTCTGATCTGCCATTTTCTGCAAATTCAAGGTAAGGAGCAAACGGCAGCTTTTCAGGATTGACCAGAAGGGGAGAGAATTCGCTGGTATGTGTTCGAACCGTGTGGCATTTGAAAAGAAGCAGGCCCTATTTATACTTGTACCTGAGAGACATCGATGTGGATTAAGATTGTGTATGACAGCTTGGATTTCTAAAAGGATTTATCGCGcttccaaatttgtttttccTAAGTAGAGacctcaaaacaaaaaaaatgcaacattgAAAAGGGATGATGACTTGTGAACAGACGTAGCGCTGGAGGTCGATTTATCCCCCTCAAGCTGAAATAGAGTAAGGCACAAAGTAGATTTATAATTTGAGCAAATTCCTGGACCTGATGCCTATTTGTGGTTGGCATTATCGGTTTTGAGATTGGAACTTGATATGTTATTTGACCTATCTTTGAATGTGAGTCAATCTTGGGTTAGGCTATAATtggctggttttttttttttggtaaatgataagaaaaatattaacttAAGCCAAAGAGAAGCAAGAAGCTATACAACAAGAACTCAGCACCAAGAACTTACACTCACGAAGACAAGAATAGTCAAAGTGAGTGGAATGGAGCCAAGGTAAAACAAGACCACTTGCACAGGAGTAGAAGAAAGCCAAAACAGCATCAAAAGCAAACCAAACAGCCTAAACATGgagcaaaaagaacaaagacccCAACAACAACACAAGTAAAGCAAGGAACCCGACGGTAGGATTGGTAGGTGAGTAAAAAAACCACGCCGAAGAGGCTCCTCAATTCAAAACAGCATCTTCAGGGCTCGGCTACAAGGACCAATAGAACCGCCGAATTGAAGAGGGTGTGATAGAACCCCTTACTCCAAAGGTCTATCGGTCGACAGATAGATAAGTCCGCCAAAATGGAAGGGTTTATAGACCAGCAATGCAGTAATCTACAATTTGTGGTGTTGGAAGGGACTTGGTTAAAAGACAATGCTTTGTCTCTGATAATCTTCTCCAATTGCAACTTCATAACTGGGAGGGATGGTGGCCTCCCCCTGAAGAGAATATTATTTCGCTCCTTCCAAATGATGTAGCATATGGCTACAAAATCAAACCGGCCAAGGGTGGAACGGAAAGAATTCCCAGACAAATACTTGATCGGCTAGTACAGGTTATCCACCCAAGATTTGTTCATCCAAGCAAAATTGAATCTAGAAACCCAAAAGGTGGCTAGAGCGGTAGGAATGGAACACCCAAAAAACAGATGGTCGACCGAGTCCGGATGACAAGAACAAAAGGCACAATTCACAGCTAGGATACGGCCATAGGTAAGAAGCAAAACTCGTGTGGGTAGCTTGTTTATGGTGATCAATCAAAGTAGGAATTGATATCGGGGAATCGGCGCTTTATTCCAAATGAAAGGAGCCCATTGTGATTTCTGGCCTCTTGGCCAAATAGCCTCCCACGCTGAAGTAGCAAAGAAGGTGCCATACGGGTTACCCAACCAAAGGAAACGATCGGGTTTCATAATTGAGCTCCGGGAAGGGGTCATCCCAAGCGGCACTAACATTCAACACCCCAAAAGTATGCTTTAGGAATGCTAAAAAGTCAGCCATGGATGCTCCTTTAGGAGTCACGAACGGTAGATCTCGTATTGGAGAACAACAAGTTAAGCAGCCCTTTAggatgccaattatcaaaccaaaagGAAATCGAGGTACCATATCCCACACGCTAGCAAAAAGACCTACGGAAGTCACCTCTAAGATCAAGGATTTTCTTTCAAGACCAAGAACAAAAAGTGGGCTTGGTTGCCAACCAGAAGTTGACATTTTTTAGGAACACAGAGTGTATCCACCTGCACCAAAGAGATTTCTTATCTGTAAATAGTAACCATATGTGCTTAAGCATTGCTGCAGTGTTGCTTTCCTGAAGTTTACTAATTCCTAGGCCTCCTTCAGATTTCGGAAGGCAAACATTGCTCCAGGCAACCTTCGCACCACCCGCACCAAGGCCTAGGCCTTTCCACAAAAATTGTCGcaatatttgttcaattttgtccaGGACCACTCTTGGAAGGATGAAAACATTTGCCCAATTGACCTAAACAGAATGTAACACTGACCTTATAAGTTGTAGACAACccgcaaaggaaagaaaatgctgTGTCCATGTTTGCACCCTCGAAGTAATGATGTTGACTAGAGTAATGCAGTCATTTTTTCGAAGTCTGGAGGAAATAATGGGAATTCCCAAGTATTGAAAAGGCAAGGAACCTTCTCGGAAGCCAAAAAGAGACGTGAATGTGCTTCGGGAATTAGGGGGAACCCTTGAAAAATATATCTCACTCTTGTGGAGGTCGGATGAAGGCTCGACCACCGAGAGAATGTGTCAATGCCCGCCTTTAATAAAGTGAGAGAAGGTGTAGTCGCTTCCGCAAAAAGTAGGACATCGTCGGCAAAGAATAAGTGGGAAAGTCTAGTCGACTTGCACCTCCAGAAATATTGGAACGAGGGATGGCtagtttgcatattaagaatgCCTATAAATACCTCCATAACAAAGTTAAATAGGTAGGGTGACATGGGATCTCCTTGTCTAATATCCCTACCACATGGGAAAAAACCATGGAGTTCTCTATTCAGCGCAACAAAGAAGTGTGGCAAGCGAACACAACTCATAATAAGTTAAGAGAAATGAAGTGGAAACCAGAAAGCTTGAAGAGTTACCTCAAGGAAGACTCAATTAAGGGTGTCATAGGCCTTCCTGAAATCAACCTTTATGGCGTATTTGGGTTTATGCGGCT
Protein-coding regions in this window:
- the LOC104444794 gene encoding aquaporin NIP1-1 → MADQTSGSNGDSEVVLEIKDNSRTKQEIKGIMFSFPCVQKLIAEVFGTYFLIFAGCGSVAVNLGNEKVVTLPGISMVWGLAVMVLVYSVGHISGAHFNPAVTIAFATCRRFPWNQVLPYISAQVIGSTLACGTLRLLFTGKLNHFLGTQPAGSDVQAFVFDFIITFYLMFIVSGVGTDNRAIGEFAGLAVGATVLLNVLFAGPITGASMNPARSLGPAIVSRHYAKLWIYIVAPIIGAISGAWVYNLMRFTDKPIREITGSFLRSSA